In Rhodospirillaceae bacterium, one DNA window encodes the following:
- a CDS encoding molecular chaperone TorD family protein, translated as MNEQQVEVGNSVEQEIPEEDLLRAQFYGLLARLLTSPPTEDLLNVLRDLDGDDTPMGQALGALSYETAKISEEDAADEFNTLFIGMVRGELMPFASVYLTGFLHEKPLADLRGDMERFGIARSDDLSQPEDQIGIICEMMHGMITGAFGAPKELSEQKEFYEAHVSTWASKFFADLETAKSAVMFKPVGTLGRLFLEIENEAFGMTN; from the coding sequence ATGAACGAACAACAGGTCGAGGTGGGCAACTCCGTCGAACAGGAAATTCCTGAAGAGGATTTGTTGCGTGCGCAGTTTTACGGGCTGCTGGCGCGCTTGCTAACCTCACCACCGACGGAAGACCTTCTGAATGTTCTGCGCGACTTGGACGGCGATGATACGCCGATGGGGCAAGCGCTGGGGGCGCTTTCCTATGAGACCGCCAAAATATCTGAGGAAGATGCAGCCGACGAATTCAACACATTGTTTATTGGTATGGTCCGGGGTGAATTGATGCCGTTTGCATCGGTTTATCTAACAGGCTTTCTTCACGAAAAACCGCTGGCCGATCTTCGCGGTGATATGGAAAGATTTGGCATTGCGCGGTCTGACGATTTATCGCAACCCGAAGATCAAATCGGCATCATCTGTGAAATGATGCATGGCATGATTACCGGCGCGTTTGGTGCGCCGAAAGAGCTTTCCGAACAGAAAGAATTTTACGAGGCCCATGTTTCGACGTGGGCCTCGAAGTTTTTTGCGGATTTAGAAACCGCGAAATCGGCTGTGATGTTTAAGCCAGTCGGTACGTTAGGGCGCTTGTTCTTGGAGATTGAGAACGAAGCGTTTGGGATGACGAATTAA
- a CDS encoding 4Fe-4S binding protein, translated as MEINGKTILVCDCEGTMTLDGKALAKALGGDNLAVNKQLCRAQIENFKDSVAKGLPMLVACTQEAPLFLETLADGEADVRFANIRERAGWSKDGTKAIPKMAALLAEAALDIPSGTTVSMESQGEVMVMGVGEIAVEAGKQLSSRLNPMVLLSGTDDLIPPGRMDFPIFTGRAKSAKGYLGAFQVDLEKYAPATPWSRDSLGFDENAQSGTSSCDIILDLRGDQPLFDAPEKRDGYFNPDPGNPADVQKALFEIADLVGEFEKPRYVDVNEAICAHSRNEQVGCTRCLDLCPTNAITPAGDHIEIDPFICAGCGSCASTCPTGAVTYTLPAGDQLLNRLRTIVGTYLDAGGEAPVILVHDGEHGDELIGIMARMGKGLPANVIPFAVNETTQVGLDFLVSVFAYGASELRLLVAPQKRSDADGLVAQVELADQVLAGLGYGDGRIQIIDDADPSQVEDHLHSLEKVAGIARGDFLPLGGKTTLLRSALLALHENAPKPVDEIELPVGAPLGAALINAEGCTLCLACVGACPTGAMKDNPDKPQLSFREDLCVQCGLCRTTCPESVITLKPRVSFAGGVTAHEVVKQEEPFECTRCGKAFGTKSSIEKMIEKLSGHAMFADEGRLALLKMCDNCRVVEQMNDTNQPFAMGEPRVPRTTDDYLREREELRAKAKKETGEPDNKPNNDNDD; from the coding sequence ATGGAAATTAACGGTAAAACAATCCTCGTCTGCGATTGCGAAGGTACGATGACGCTGGACGGCAAGGCCCTGGCGAAGGCCTTGGGCGGCGATAACTTGGCGGTAAACAAGCAACTCTGTCGCGCACAGATTGAAAATTTTAAAGACAGCGTCGCCAAGGGTTTGCCCATGTTAGTCGCGTGCACCCAAGAAGCACCGCTGTTTCTTGAAACCCTGGCTGACGGAGAGGCCGACGTCCGCTTTGCCAACATCCGTGAACGCGCAGGCTGGTCCAAAGACGGCACCAAGGCCATCCCAAAAATGGCAGCTTTGTTGGCCGAAGCTGCACTTGATATTCCGTCCGGCACGACCGTCAGCATGGAATCGCAAGGTGAAGTTATGGTCATGGGGGTCGGTGAAATCGCCGTTGAGGCCGGCAAGCAATTGTCATCGCGTCTCAATCCCATGGTTCTACTGTCGGGTACAGACGATCTAATCCCACCGGGACGCATGGATTTTCCGATCTTCACGGGTAGGGCCAAATCCGCCAAAGGATATTTAGGCGCGTTTCAGGTCGATTTGGAAAAATACGCCCCGGCCACGCCGTGGTCACGGGACAGCTTAGGCTTCGATGAAAACGCACAGTCCGGCACATCCAGTTGCGATATCATCCTTGATCTTCGCGGTGACCAACCGCTGTTTGATGCGCCAGAAAAACGCGATGGATATTTTAATCCTGACCCGGGCAACCCAGCGGACGTTCAAAAAGCGCTGTTTGAAATCGCTGACCTGGTTGGTGAGTTCGAAAAACCCCGCTACGTAGACGTTAATGAGGCAATCTGCGCCCATTCCCGAAACGAGCAAGTCGGTTGCACTCGCTGTCTCGACCTCTGTCCAACAAATGCAATTACCCCTGCAGGTGATCATATCGAAATCGATCCCTTCATTTGCGCTGGCTGCGGGTCTTGCGCCAGCACCTGTCCGACGGGGGCGGTTACCTATACCTTGCCAGCGGGCGATCAGCTTTTAAATCGGCTGCGAACAATCGTTGGAACGTATCTTGACGCCGGTGGCGAAGCCCCGGTGATCCTGGTTCACGATGGCGAACATGGTGACGAACTCATTGGCATTATGGCGCGAATGGGCAAAGGCTTACCGGCGAACGTAATTCCTTTCGCAGTCAACGAAACCACCCAAGTCGGACTTGATTTTCTAGTATCGGTGTTTGCCTATGGCGCATCAGAACTACGACTTCTGGTCGCCCCGCAAAAACGATCTGACGCCGACGGGCTTGTGGCCCAAGTCGAACTCGCAGATCAGGTTTTGGCAGGGCTTGGCTATGGCGACGGTCGCATCCAGATTATTGACGACGCCGATCCGTCTCAGGTAGAAGATCACTTGCACAGCCTGGAGAAAGTGGCGGGTATTGCCCGTGGTGATTTCCTGCCGCTCGGTGGCAAAACTACATTGCTACGGAGTGCACTGTTGGCGCTCCATGAAAATGCACCGAAGCCGGTTGATGAGATTGAGTTGCCGGTGGGGGCACCTTTAGGGGCTGCGTTAATTAATGCCGAGGGTTGCACCCTTTGTCTGGCCTGTGTCGGGGCTTGTCCGACCGGGGCCATGAAAGACAATCCAGACAAGCCGCAATTGAGCTTCCGCGAAGACCTGTGCGTTCAATGCGGACTTTGTCGCACCACCTGCCCGGAAAGCGTTATCACTCTGAAACCTAGGGTCAGCTTCGCCGGCGGCGTCACCGCGCATGAAGTTGTCAAGCAAGAAGAACCTTTCGAATGCACCCGCTGCGGCAAGGCATTCGGCACAAAATCATCGATTGAGAAGATGATTGAGAAGCTATCAGGTCATGCGATGTTCGCCGATGAAGGCCGGCTGGCACTGCTGAAAATGTGCGACAACTGCCGGGTCGTTGAACAAATGAACGACACCAATCAGCCGTTCGCCATGGGGGAACCCCGAGTTCCGCGCACAACGGACGATTATCTCCGCGAACGCGAAGAACTTCGTGCAAAGGCTAAGAAAGAAACGGGTGAACCCGATAACAAGCCTAATAACGATAACGACGATTAG
- a CDS encoding DUF3306 domain-containing protein — protein sequence MAEGRFSRWSRLKTETQEKVEPELEEPVQAANLPESQADDVVPEEVVAPESEEVVTVLSEDLPDIETLEKDSDYTPFLAEGVPEALKKVALRKLWGSDPVLANLDGLNDYDEDFTIIEAMKTFVSEGAEKLKEANDKVSDVGPDEVEDVAEDDPEDIEDVEDLDDEDGSEMGDAEAPSSPSEEDPIESI from the coding sequence ATGGCGGAAGGGCGATTTTCGCGATGGTCTCGGTTAAAGACCGAAACCCAGGAAAAAGTGGAGCCTGAACTGGAAGAGCCAGTACAGGCCGCAAATCTGCCAGAGAGCCAAGCCGATGATGTCGTGCCTGAAGAAGTGGTGGCACCTGAATCAGAAGAAGTCGTCACGGTTCTGTCTGAGGATCTTCCCGATATCGAAACATTGGAAAAAGATTCAGATTATACGCCCTTCCTCGCCGAAGGGGTGCCGGAGGCTTTGAAAAAAGTAGCGCTGCGAAAATTGTGGGGGAGCGACCCGGTGCTGGCAAATCTGGATGGGCTCAACGACTACGACGAGGACTTTACGATTATTGAGGCGATGAAGACGTTTGTTTCAGAAGGGGCCGAGAAGCTTAAAGAGGCGAACGATAAGGTATCTGATGTGGGACCCGATGAAGTCGAAGATGTAGCCGAAGACGACCCGGAAGACATCGAAGATGTTGAGGATTTAGACGATGAGGACGGTAGTGAAATGGGCGACGCTGAGGCCCCTTCTTCACCCTCCGAAGAGGACCCAATCGAGTCCATTTGA
- a CDS encoding DUF3305 domain-containing protein: MKPTDSIPFGIVVERRKTDHPWQDHEWRPVAVFPGAEPVDEWKELSRGDGWVQYHAGTLDLELFKGETEGYRVNLSQNPPSVYVVMRPGEEEGEHEFEPFLLTACAFETQDYMDTGEELVEAVPMPPETAHWVEEFINEHHVEIPFKKRKRKPHDPRKQADTGGGDPEFRNKGR; encoded by the coding sequence TTGAAACCGACTGACAGCATACCTTTTGGCATCGTGGTCGAACGCCGCAAAACGGACCACCCTTGGCAAGACCATGAGTGGCGTCCGGTCGCGGTGTTCCCAGGCGCTGAGCCCGTGGATGAATGGAAGGAACTAAGCCGCGGAGATGGCTGGGTGCAGTACCATGCGGGAACGCTGGACCTGGAGTTGTTCAAAGGCGAAACCGAAGGCTATCGGGTTAATCTGTCGCAGAACCCGCCGTCCGTTTACGTGGTGATGCGTCCAGGTGAAGAAGAAGGTGAACATGAGTTTGAACCGTTCCTGCTGACCGCCTGCGCATTTGAAACCCAGGATTATATGGATACAGGGGAAGAATTGGTAGAGGCCGTGCCGATGCCGCCGGAAACAGCCCACTGGGTCGAAGAGTTCATCAACGAACACCACGTTGAAATCCCCTTCAAAAAGCGCAAACGCAAACCCCACGATCCGCGCAAGCAGGCTGACACCGGCGGCGGGGATCCTGAATTCCGAAATAAGGGCCGCTGA
- a CDS encoding twin-arginine translocation signal domain-containing protein: protein MSNEKESQKKSRRDFLKGAGLATGAAGVAAVALSSKTAQAKVTKAEAGQAGYRETEHVQKYYELARF, encoded by the coding sequence ATGAGCAATGAGAAAGAAAGCCAAAAGAAGTCACGCCGTGATTTCTTAAAAGGTGCGGGCTTAGCGACAGGTGCTGCGGGTGTTGCAGCGGTTGCGCTTTCGTCCAAAACGGCCCAGGCAAAGGTTACGAAAGCCGAAGCCGGTCAAGCGGGCTATCGGGAAACCGAACATGTCCAGAAGTATTACGAATTGGCTCGGTTTTAA